The following coding sequences are from one Bufo bufo chromosome 2, aBufBuf1.1, whole genome shotgun sequence window:
- the LOC120989270 gene encoding thioredoxin-like, whose protein sequence is MPLLCIQDQHELENVLKQSGKKLVVVAFTSDHCGPCKITTSRIELMSNEMPDVVFVLIDVKKADEFVESYEIAGVPTFIFYRNMRQMYRFQGGNADFLSSKVDELRFHI, encoded by the exons CATGAACTAGAAAACGTATTGAAGCAAAGTGGAAAGAAGCTTGTTGTTGTTGCTTTTACCTCTGATCACTGTGGACCATGCAAAATAACAACTTCCCGCATAGAG TTGATGAGCAATGAGATGCCTGATGTTGTGTTTGTTTTAATTGATGTTAAAAAAGCAGAC GAATTCGTAGAGAGTTATGAGATCGCTGGAGTACCAACGTTTATTTTCTACAGAAATATGCGTCAG ATGTACAGATTCCAAGGTGGAAATGCTGACTTCCTAAGCAGCAAAGTTGACGAGCTAAGGTTCCATATATAA